GCACTTAACAAAATAACATCAAAATGGTAGGAATTTAATACCCGAAAGTTCCCATGACACGTGTTGATATGTGTCTACTTTCCTCATCCATTGCAGTTCTTGCCAATCCAAAGTCAGAAACTTTTGGTGTAAAATCATGTTCTAACAAGATATTGCTGGATTTGAAGTCTCGATGTATGACCCTAGGACTTGAATCCTCATGTAGATAGGATAAACCCCTAGCAGCGCCGAGTGCTATCTTGATCCGGGCTTCCCAATCAAGTGGGGCAGTTTCCTTATCAACACCTGATAGCAAAgatcaaagaaaaacaaaacaataccAGGTATATGAAAATTGTATTGGCTTCATATTGGTGCATTACAATACAATCACGCTGCTTAAACTACCCAGGAAACAAATGAAGATCATTTTCTTACCATGCAAGTGAGATTCCACACTGCCATTTGGAATAAGTTCATACACCAGGGAGCGGCTACGTTCCTCAGTACATATTCCAATCAACTTAACCAAATTTCTATGGTGGAGACGACTAAGCATTTCGACTTCAGCCAAGAATTCTCGACCACCCTGAAGATCATCTCTCTTGAGAACTTTGACTGCTACTTCAGTACCATCTTCGAGAATGCCTCTATAGACACGTCCAAAGCCCCCCTCTCCCAATATTCTTGAAGGATCAAAATTATTGGTGGCTCTCTCAATGTCAGAGGCACTGAATGTCTTGGCTGATCCTGAATATGGGGCAATGCTAGATCCAATGGATAAAGAGGCAGAACTAGGCATGGTTGCCATAACTGATCCACCAGCACCTGCAAGACTCTTAAACTTAGAAAATAGCTAACAAATGCAATAAAATAATGTTGCAAAAGATCCGCCTTTTCCGGGGTAACATAAGTAGGCAATCCAAATTACCTGATGGCTTATTGAGGGAGGATAACGAAACATGTGGAGTTGGTTTTGGCTGACAAAGGCCATCATTACGTTTGAAGAGTAAAATCCAAGCAGTTGCAACACATAAGACCACGGCAACAGTAGTTGATAGGGCAACAATGGCAATCATACCACCACTTAGCCTATCTTTGTGCTGTCTGTTCTGCACATCAACACCAATTGGTTTTACTGCCCTCGCGTCATTACTATTACCGAAATAAGGCTCGTTATCTAGTCCTGAGTCTCCAGAAGGAGGTGATTGAGGTAAACCTGGATATCGAACATATAATACTTCATAGTTCCCAAAATAGGAAGCTTTGATCGAAACCTTCTTATGCCAAAACCTTTGATAAGTTAAAAAGGCTGTAGTATTGTCAAATTTTTCGCCCAGTGGTACTAAGTCAATAAGAATAACAGTCTTATCCGGTTGCTGGTTAGCTGCATTGGCTCCAATGATGCGAACTTGGCTTTGCTTTACAAACACCCCAGCAGCAATTTCCGCTGCCAGCTCTGAGACCAGAGGGAAGAATGTATATAGCGAAACACTGAGGCGAAGTCCAATTTGCATCGGCCAAACACATCCACAGGGAGATCCTGGGGGAGTATTTGTATATGGCTCGATGCACTGGGTAGTAAAACAATCTACAAAAGCAAATTGAACAAATGTGTTTTTGAATACTAATTTCCTCCATCTGTAATTTTGATGAGAAAGAATTTGAGTATATGTATACCTTCATTGGGAGGTGGAGGAGGCAACGTATGAATTGGTGACATCTTCGGGCTTTTTGCTGAATGTTTCGATGGGGAAGCTTTAGGAGGATAAAAATGTCCtgaaaatggaaagaaaaaacaagaaagtCAAGTCTTTTACATTGTTAATTATGTGAAAGAACACTTATTCGAGTTAAACAATGTTCTTACTTCTAGTATGCCCAGATGTTTTTTGGTGTGGTGAAGGAGAAGGTGAAACATGAGTCGAAAGAGGTGGAGGAGCATAATGTGAAGGAGATATTGGCGAAGGTTCTGCACAGGAAGAAAGGACGCAGCCACATTGGTCATTTTCTCATTCTTGATTTTATACAATTTTCTAAGGATATTTATACATCAAGTACCTGATTTTGGAGGTGGAGAATGGTGTCTTCTTCCTGGCGAATGTTGTGCTGTAGAAATAACTGGACCTGTGATATTAAACCAAGGGGTAAACAAATTCaatggcctttaatgtcaggtAGACCAAGACTGAAAATAGTTGTGACATGGGCCAAATGCAGGTTAAACCAGTACCCGGTGCTTTCGTCGTGTGGGAGGAAATTGGATATGATGGTGCAGGTGCATGACTGATATGATTCTTGCTTCTGGGATGCTTATAATTTGAGGGCAAAGGAGGAGAAGTTGGAGAAAGATTTACACTATGAAATGGAGCTTTTTGCGGTGTAAGGATCGGTGGTTGTTGAGAATGTCCTATGTCATTGTGACTGGAAGGAGCTTCATAAAAAAGAACTAGAAAGTAAGCACAAGGGAGGAAGTTTCTTTCTTCAGGAGCAATTTAACTGGAATACACTTTTTTCATAGTACCTTCTTCTGGGGAATGATTCACTGGTGGCGTATACTTGGGAAGTGCATTATAAGGTGTGGCTGCTGGTGCTTCTAATCTCTTTTTGTGACCAGCTTTTGGGGAAATAGCTATTGCTGGAGAGATATCGGGCTCTGGAACATCAAATTAGACCAACCAAACAAAGAATTTCAAAGTAGatcagattttttttaatatatatataagatatgaaaatactccatgatcaatgaaaTTTTAAACTAAGATCGAGACCACAATTGTTACTTTTTCCATTATTTTACATAGTTTGAATAAAATCTTCAGTAGTTTACTAAATTGTCAAGGAGAATAGTCTTTTCCTGTGCTCTGGTGTCAAATTGTTTGTTTTCCTAGCTATTAGGACTAAAGAATTCACCTGGTATAAATTCTTACTGTGTTGTAAAAAACTAGAAATTGGGATAAGAGCACGAACAGAATTCACCTGGTAATATGGATGGAGGTCTTTCAGGAAATACCGGATGACTAACCGGTGAGTTCTTAGGCAACTTGCTTGCTGCCATTGCAAGTCGATATGGCAATGGTTCGAATATGAGGAGACAAGGAAAAGAAATTTCAGATAGTAAAAGGGAAGGCAAACCAACAATCAGCTAATTTTTGGGGACGTTGTAAGAACTTTGAATAAATAGATGGAGCAAGTGGAACCTGGAGAAATGGGCTCAGGGGTTGGAGCTACATTTGATGAAGTATTTGTTTGCTCATGTGGCAAGGGACTTGCTGGAGGATAATGTGGAGAATTTGCAGATGATACAGCTGAGCCTGTGGATTACAGTTAAGGAAATTATGAATCAACCTCACATGGAAAATACAGGACACCATTGACAGAGGAGATTCATTCACGATGCTTTACCTCCTGGCTCTGGTGCACTTGGTGAAATCGATGGAGCATTTGGTTGAACTGGTAAAAGTGGCTGAGGCATACTATTAAATGGTGGTGACTCAGTCAGAGCACGAGGTGAAGCGGACGGTATAAACCCTTTGATTGTATCAGGCAAAGGACCTGAAGCAACTGATGGGTACATAACCGGTAGTAGCTCAGTTGACTCTACATTGTCagaatgaaaatttttatattaCAAGTTAAAGAAACAGCAGTCTAGAAGTAACCAAGTTTATGGACTTACCATTTTGCTGAGGCACTGAGCTTGGTCCATTAATGTTGCTGAATCTTAAAACTGGAGGAAATGCAGAAAAAGTTGAAGGGGGTGGAGAGTTTCTGAATCCTATTAACATAAGAATTAGCCAAACCATACCACCACAAATTTAGAACAAATCAATGAACTGAGAACAACAAATAGCTCAGAATCTCAATGGTTGAGTGGAGATATCAACTGAAGACAATGCACTAACATAGAAGAAAACTCTAAACCCAGTTAAGGAAATTACACATGAGACAATAACAACAGCACTAAATCAGTCAATGAAATCAGATGGCTGAGCAGTTCATTCAAATCTCAGCTATACCCAgatatcaaaatttcaaatgtgAATTAATGAAGAAATTTACCAGCAATTTCCACAAGCTCAGAAGCATTAGCACCAATGAAGAGACAAAAAATCACCAGCAGAAGAATCAGAACCTCCTCCATCCCATACGAACTCAAAAACCCAATCTCACTTCCTCGAATGACGACAAAGTTATTTATTCGACATCGATAAATGAACAAGAAACAGATGAAAacgaaattaaaaaaaaaaaggattgaaatTGGGAAATTATAACTTGAAGCAAGAACAAACCCACGAAGAAC
The sequence above is drawn from the Cucumis melo cultivar AY chromosome 2, USDA_Cmelo_AY_1.0, whole genome shotgun sequence genome and encodes:
- the LOC103492328 gene encoding receptor-like serine/threonine-protein kinase ALE2 produces the protein MEEVLILLLVIFCLFIGANASELVEIAGFRNSPPPSTFSAFPPVLRFSNINGPSSVPQQNESTELLPVMYPSVASGPLPDTIKGFIPSASPRALTESPPFNSMPQPLLPVQPNAPSISPSAPEPGGSAVSSANSPHYPPASPLPHEQTNTSSNVAPTPEPISPASKLPKNSPVSHPVFPERPPSILPEPDISPAIAISPKAGHKKRLEAPAATPYNALPKYTPPVNHSPEEAPSSHNDIGHSQQPPILTPQKAPFHSVNLSPTSPPLPSNYKHPRSKNHISHAPAPSYPISSHTTKAPGPVISTAQHSPGRRHHSPPPKSEPSPISPSHYAPPPLSTHVSPSPSPHQKTSGHTRRHFYPPKASPSKHSAKSPKMSPIHTLPPPPPNEDCFTTQCIEPYTNTPPGSPCGCVWPMQIGLRLSVSLYTFFPLVSELAAEIAAGVFVKQSQVRIIGANAANQQPDKTVILIDLVPLGEKFDNTTAFLTYQRFWHKKVSIKASYFGNYEVLYVRYPGLPQSPPSGDSGLDNEPYFGNSNDARAVKPIGVDVQNRQHKDRLSGGMIAIVALSTTVAVVLCVATAWILLFKRNDGLCQPKPTPHVSLSSLNKPSGAGGSVMATMPSSASLSIGSSIAPYSGSAKTFSASDIERATNNFDPSRILGEGGFGRVYRGILEDGTEVAVKVLKRDDLQGGREFLAEVEMLSRLHHRNLVKLIGICTEERSRSLVYELIPNGSVESHLHGVDKETAPLDWEARIKIALGAARGLSYLHEDSSPRVIHRDFKSSNILLEHDFTPKVSDFGLARTAMDEESRHISTRVMGTFGYVAPEYAMTGHLLVKSDVYSYGVVLLELLTGRKPVDMSQPPGEENLVSWARPLLTSKEGLDVIIDKSLDSNVPFENIAKVAAIASMCVQPEVSHRPFMGEVVQALKLVCNQCNTTQETSSHPGSSPESSTIDTNDDEASSSRYMLDFFHSEYLVPNSIPGLDSIDTHLSISDLLNTSIDNGKQESRSLERCFSSSPHRIRKGERNFWQRMKRYSGSSISEHGMPTKAWS